The following are encoded in a window of Microcaecilia unicolor chromosome 14, aMicUni1.1, whole genome shotgun sequence genomic DNA:
- the LOC115458164 gene encoding caveolae-associated protein 2-like, producing the protein MGEGDLQISEAGSQQAPSANPTQGEAAQGAAPISGEHKGPVNALTVLALLEKLEEMLGKVEETQVRMENRQRNLGNSVRKVQGEMAKLGRSQNSTSNAVSKLLQGSRQVSAAVRDASLRTERRREGVDRLERIHSEILRKNQFNVLLYQEEIEVPQGLFPHIQDPAIPACEGPGEHVEDGETFHTIRLSSDEEEKDQGETGNKAEKVSGLKRAGSLKKAFNFKNIEKMMAKMGNKMVSPERREKIRKSLSTKHQKTGEASTAQGEKEGQEGEEQGAKKEEEHKDEDGEARNGEKYEAKDEEDHEAEKREEHEETKKGEDEETMKGEKYEMKDEDHEADEGPATYTSHWTYTTTTTGGEVAPEMPCPTSGTEEEDAGERGNDGWWMVEKEEGMKVTWDPHGGFYDQHQTRTPYPPSEE; encoded by the exons ATGGGGGAAGGGGACCTCCAAATTTcggaagcagggagccagcaggCTCCAAGTGCAAATCCCACCCAGGGTGAAGCAGCTCAGGGGGCTGCGCCCATCTCAGGGGAGCACAAGGGTCCTGTAAATGCACTTACGGTGCTGGCCCTGCTGGAGAAACTGGAGGAGATGCTGGGCAAAGTGGAGGAGACCCAGGTGCGGATGGAGAACCGGCAGAGGAACCTGGGCAACAGCGTGCGCAAGGTCCAAGGGGAGATGGCCAAGCTAGGCCGCAGCCAGAACAGCACCAGCAACGCCGTCAGCAAGCTGCTGCAGGGGTCACGGCAGGTCAGCGCCGCGGTCCGAGATGCCAGCCTGCGGACAGAGCGCAGGAGAGAAGGGGTGGACCGGCTGGAGAGGATCCACAGCGAAATCCTCAGGAAGAACCAGTTCAATGTTCTGCTTTATCAG gaggagattgaggttCCACAGGGCCTGTTCCCTCATATCCAGGACCCAGCCATCCCTGCGTGCGAAGGGCCAGGGGAGCATGTGGAGGACGGAGAGACCTTCCACACCATTCGCCTGTCTTCAGATGAAGAGGAGAAGGACCAGGGAGAGACAGGGAACAAGGCAGAGAAGGTCTCAGGCTTGAAGAGGGCAGGCAGCCTGAAAAAGGCCTTCAACTTCAAGAACATCGAGAAGATGATGGCCAAGATGGGGAACAAGATGGTGTCCCCAGAAAGGAGGGAAAAGATAAGGAAGTCTCTGAGCACCAAGCACCAGAAAACAGGGGAAGCGTCTACAGCtcagggtgagaaggaaggacagGAAGGAGAAGAGCAAGGAGCCAAGAAAGAAGAGGAGCATAAGGATGAGGAtggggaggccaggaatggagaGAAGTACGAGGCCAAGGATGAAGAGGACCATGAAGCCGAGAAAAGAGAAGAGCATGAGGAGACTAAGAAAGGAGAAGACGAGGAGACCATGAAAGGAGAGAAATATGAGATGAAAGATGAAGACCATGAGGCTGATGAGGGACCGGCAACATATACAAGCCACTGGAcctacaccaccaccaccaccggtgGCGAGGTCGCTCCAGAAATGCCATGTCCCACCTCAGGGACAGAAGAGGAAgatgcaggagagagaggaaatgatgGGTGGTGGATGGTAGAAAAGGAAGAGGGGATGAAGGTCACCTGGGACCCACACGGAGGCTTCTATGATCAGCACCAGACCAGGACCCCCTACCCTCCCAGTGAGGAGTGA